In the genome of Pseudoglutamicibacter cumminsii, one region contains:
- the pheT gene encoding phenylalanine--tRNA ligase subunit beta: MRIPLSWLREFTELPEGARAEDLMADVVRVGLEEEDVHRPLDELTGPIVVGQVLSREPEEQKNGKTINWCSVRVVPEGQEQTLTGEGIDPFGVQGIVCGAHNFDVGDKVVVTLPGAVLPGDFRISPRKTYGHVSAGMMASSRELGLGDDHDGILVFSDLGLDPEIGQDALPLLGFTDEAAEINVTPDRGYCFSIRGVAREYALATSTLFTDPASKVTVAAPSEAEVETRIDDQAPIRGVQGCTRFVTRIVTDIDPTAKTPSWMAERLRLAGMRPVSLPVDISNYVMWELGQPTHCYDRDKLTGGITVRRATVGEKLVTLDEKERELNPEDLVIADESGPIGIAGVMGGASTEVSDETRTIVIEAANFDPVSTGRSRRRHKLPSEAAKRNERGVDWDMASVAAQRVVDLLVELAGGRDTGKGADVGERPEPKVIHVPAHYPAERVGIEYTEEQVATALEGVGCKLNRTDDGWDVTVPLWRPDMTIADDVVEEIARVVGYENIPSSIPVPPPGRGLTVEQRSRRRIGDALAGAGLTEVLAYPFVSQAQNAAFGSADADAEVEAVRLANPVSSEYGWMRLSLLPGLIEIARRNNGRGFRDLALFEGGLVFLPAKKQGPVELPAGGERPSADVLAELNATIPVQPWHIASVMVGKASRAALGESERAWDWADAIDSARLVADTLGVELVVRQGSHHSFHPGRAARLESKDGQLVGWAGELHPDWLASHDLPERMVAMELDAEALINRMPEAVIAEPLTTFPAATQDVALTLAADIPAADVLETLREGAGELLEHIELFDDYRGEGIDEGQKSLAFGMRFRAADRTLTADEASEARQAAVQLAAEKYGAQLRG, from the coding sequence ATGCGTATTCCACTTTCTTGGTTGCGTGAGTTCACCGAACTGCCTGAGGGTGCTCGCGCGGAAGATCTGATGGCCGATGTGGTGCGCGTTGGCCTCGAGGAAGAGGACGTTCACCGTCCCCTCGATGAGCTGACCGGCCCGATCGTGGTTGGCCAAGTGCTCAGCCGTGAACCGGAAGAGCAGAAGAACGGTAAGACGATTAACTGGTGCTCGGTGCGCGTGGTCCCGGAGGGCCAGGAGCAGACGCTGACGGGCGAGGGCATCGATCCGTTTGGTGTTCAGGGGATCGTGTGCGGCGCCCACAATTTCGATGTGGGTGACAAGGTCGTGGTGACGTTGCCTGGCGCCGTGCTACCAGGGGACTTCCGCATCAGTCCGCGCAAGACCTATGGCCACGTTTCGGCCGGCATGATGGCTTCGTCTCGTGAGCTCGGTTTGGGTGATGATCACGACGGCATCCTCGTGTTCTCCGACCTCGGTCTGGACCCGGAGATCGGCCAGGACGCGCTCCCTCTGCTCGGTTTCACGGATGAAGCCGCTGAAATCAACGTGACTCCGGACCGCGGCTATTGCTTCTCGATCCGTGGTGTGGCCCGCGAATACGCGTTGGCGACCAGCACATTGTTCACCGACCCGGCATCCAAGGTCACCGTGGCCGCGCCGTCCGAGGCGGAGGTTGAGACCCGCATCGACGATCAGGCGCCGATCCGCGGCGTCCAGGGGTGCACGCGCTTCGTGACCCGCATCGTCACCGACATCGACCCGACCGCGAAGACCCCAAGCTGGATGGCTGAACGCTTGCGCCTTGCGGGTATGCGTCCGGTCTCGCTTCCGGTGGACATCTCCAACTACGTCATGTGGGAGCTCGGGCAGCCGACCCACTGCTACGACCGCGATAAGCTCACCGGCGGCATCACGGTGCGCCGCGCCACGGTAGGCGAGAAGCTCGTGACCCTCGATGAGAAGGAACGCGAGCTCAACCCTGAAGACCTCGTGATCGCTGACGAGTCTGGGCCGATCGGCATCGCCGGCGTCATGGGCGGCGCGTCGACCGAGGTCTCGGATGAGACCCGCACGATCGTGATCGAGGCCGCGAACTTCGACCCCGTCAGCACGGGCCGCAGCCGTCGCCGCCACAAGCTTCCGTCCGAGGCCGCTAAGCGCAACGAGCGCGGCGTGGACTGGGACATGGCATCGGTGGCCGCGCAGCGCGTCGTGGATCTGTTGGTTGAGCTCGCGGGCGGACGCGACACCGGCAAGGGCGCCGATGTGGGCGAACGCCCAGAGCCGAAAGTCATCCACGTTCCGGCTCACTACCCGGCTGAGCGCGTCGGCATCGAATACACCGAAGAGCAGGTTGCAACCGCGCTCGAAGGCGTTGGCTGCAAGCTCAACCGCACCGATGACGGTTGGGACGTCACCGTCCCGCTGTGGCGCCCAGACATGACCATCGCTGATGACGTCGTCGAAGAGATCGCGCGCGTGGTCGGCTACGAGAACATCCCTTCCTCGATCCCGGTTCCACCGCCGGGCCGCGGGCTGACCGTGGAGCAGCGTAGCCGCCGCCGCATCGGCGATGCACTCGCCGGCGCTGGACTGACCGAGGTGCTTGCGTACCCGTTCGTGTCGCAGGCTCAGAACGCGGCGTTCGGTTCCGCTGACGCCGATGCCGAGGTTGAGGCTGTGCGCCTCGCCAACCCGGTGTCTTCCGAATACGGGTGGATGCGCTTGTCGCTTCTTCCGGGGCTCATCGAGATCGCGCGCCGCAACAACGGCCGTGGGTTCCGCGACCTCGCGCTGTTCGAGGGCGGTCTTGTGTTCTTGCCAGCCAAGAAGCAGGGCCCGGTCGAGTTGCCTGCGGGCGGGGAGCGCCCATCGGCGGATGTGCTCGCCGAGCTCAACGCGACGATCCCTGTTCAGCCGTGGCACATCGCCTCCGTCATGGTCGGTAAGGCCTCGCGCGCTGCCCTCGGCGAGAGCGAACGCGCGTGGGACTGGGCGGATGCGATCGATTCCGCGCGCCTCGTCGCTGACACGTTGGGTGTCGAGCTCGTGGTTCGCCAGGGCAGCCACCATTCGTTCCATCCGGGCCGTGCCGCTCGTCTTGAGTCGAAGGACGGTCAGCTCGTGGGCTGGGCCGGCGAGCTTCACCCTGACTGGCTGGCTTCGCATGATCTGCCGGAACGCATGGTCGCGATGGAGCTGGATGCCGAGGCGCTGATCAACCGGATGCCGGAGGCCGTGATCGCTGAGCCGCTCACGACGTTCCCTGCCGCTACGCAGGATGTTGCGTTGACGTTGGCGGCGGATATCCCGGCGGCCGATGTCCTTGAGACGCTGCGTGAAGGTGCCGGTGAGCTGCTGGAGCACATCGAGCTGTTCGATGACTACCGCGGCGAGGGCATTGACGAGGGCCAGAAGTCGCTCGCGTTCGGCATGCGTTTCCGCGCGGCAGACAGGACGCTGACGGCCGATGAGGCTTCCGAAGCACGCCAGGCTGCGGTGCAGTTGGCGGCAGAGAAGTACGGAGCCCAGCTGCGCGGCTAA
- the argJ gene encoding bifunctional glutamate N-acetyltransferase/amino-acid acetyltransferase ArgJ, translating into MSEKVSIEPLPAYTSAEDAQTLAGVTAAKGFRAAGVTAGLKPSGKPDVALVVNDGPHDVAAGVFTTNRVCAAPVRVSGAALERNRSARAMILNSGGANACTGQQGLADALATCQHVSDLLGCEPDEVQVASTGMIGVLLPMDTLLAGTDDAFAKLSADGGADAAHAIMTTDTVAKQAQVTADAGYTIGGMAKGAGMLAPGLATMLVCITTDAVIAQERLETALQQAVEVSFNRADSDGCMSTNDTVLLMSSGASGVEADDDFEQLLASLCVDLARQLLSDAEGASHDIAVTTINAASEADALEVSRAVARSNLFKTAIFGNDPNWGRVVSEVGTTQAVFEPENLSVAMNGVWVARNGGVGDSRDLVDLSAQRDVHVEIDLKAGNASATIWTNDLTHDYVEENSAYST; encoded by the coding sequence ATGAGCGAAAAAGTCAGTATTGAACCGCTTCCGGCGTATACGTCAGCTGAGGATGCGCAAACGCTCGCGGGTGTTACTGCGGCGAAAGGTTTCCGTGCGGCTGGCGTGACGGCGGGCCTGAAGCCTTCGGGTAAGCCGGATGTTGCGTTGGTCGTCAACGACGGCCCGCACGATGTGGCCGCGGGCGTGTTCACGACGAACCGCGTGTGTGCTGCGCCGGTGCGTGTTTCTGGTGCTGCGCTTGAGCGTAACCGTTCCGCTCGCGCGATGATTTTGAACTCGGGTGGCGCGAACGCGTGCACGGGCCAGCAGGGACTCGCGGACGCGTTGGCGACCTGCCAGCACGTTTCTGATCTGTTGGGTTGCGAGCCTGATGAGGTTCAGGTGGCCTCGACCGGCATGATCGGTGTTTTGCTCCCGATGGACACGCTGCTTGCCGGCACAGACGATGCGTTTGCGAAGCTGTCGGCTGATGGGGGCGCTGATGCGGCGCACGCGATCATGACCACGGACACTGTCGCGAAGCAGGCCCAGGTGACCGCCGATGCGGGCTACACGATCGGTGGCATGGCGAAGGGCGCCGGAATGCTGGCGCCGGGACTTGCCACGATGCTCGTGTGCATCACGACTGATGCCGTGATCGCTCAGGAACGGCTCGAAACGGCGTTGCAGCAGGCTGTCGAAGTGTCGTTCAACCGGGCCGATTCGGATGGCTGCATGTCCACGAATGACACCGTACTGCTCATGAGCTCGGGTGCTTCCGGTGTCGAGGCGGACGACGATTTCGAACAGCTGCTTGCGTCGTTGTGCGTTGACCTGGCGCGCCAGTTGCTCAGCGACGCTGAGGGTGCAAGCCACGACATCGCTGTCACGACCATCAACGCCGCAAGCGAAGCTGACGCGCTCGAGGTTTCCCGTGCGGTGGCTCGCTCGAATCTGTTCAAGACCGCGATCTTCGGTAACGACCCGAACTGGGGCCGTGTGGTGTCCGAAGTCGGCACCACGCAAGCCGTCTTCGAACCCGAGAACCTGAGCGTGGCGATGAACGGAGTCTGGGTTGCCCGCAACGGTGGGGTAGGGGATTCGCGAGACCTCGTCGACTTGTCAGCGCAACGTGACGTGCACGTCGAGATCGATCTGAAGGCCGGCAACGCATCGGCGACGATCTGGACCAATGACCTCACCCACGACTACGTCGAGGAAAACTCGGCCTACTCGACCTGA
- the argC gene encoding N-acetyl-gamma-glutamyl-phosphate reductase, producing MTYSVAVSGATGYAGGEVLRLLTQHPHVSIGAVTAHSSAGERLGVSQPHLRSLADRVVEPTNAETLAGHDVVFLALPHGASAEIAEQLGDDVLVIDAAADHRLEDPVAWEKFYGSEHAGSWPYGLPELPGHRENLRGTKRIAVPGCYPTSAQLALAPGMEAGLVESQDVVIVAASGTSGAGKSLKTHLLGAETMGGMSPYGVGGMHRHTPEIEQGLSALAGEPVQISFTPTLAPMPRGILTTATARVKPGVTAEQLRDAWTAMYQDEPFVHVLPEGQWPHTKHVLGSNHVEMQLAFDAHAGRVIVTAVVDNLTKGTAGGAVQSMNIALGLDEVAGLQQEGMAP from the coding sequence ATGACGTATTCGGTAGCGGTTTCTGGTGCCACAGGTTATGCGGGCGGCGAGGTTTTGCGCCTGCTCACCCAGCACCCACATGTCAGCATTGGCGCGGTCACGGCGCATTCGAGTGCAGGGGAGCGGTTGGGTGTTTCTCAGCCGCATTTGCGTTCTTTGGCGGACCGCGTGGTTGAACCTACGAATGCCGAAACCCTCGCCGGCCATGACGTCGTGTTTCTAGCCCTCCCGCACGGCGCTTCCGCTGAGATCGCGGAGCAGCTCGGTGACGATGTCCTGGTGATTGATGCTGCGGCAGACCACCGCCTCGAAGACCCGGTTGCGTGGGAAAAGTTTTACGGCAGCGAGCACGCCGGTTCGTGGCCTTATGGCCTACCGGAGCTTCCAGGCCACCGCGAGAACTTGCGCGGTACTAAGCGCATCGCGGTCCCTGGATGTTATCCGACGTCGGCTCAGCTTGCGCTCGCCCCGGGTATGGAAGCGGGGCTTGTGGAATCGCAGGATGTTGTCATCGTTGCGGCCTCCGGGACGTCTGGCGCGGGCAAGTCGCTCAAGACGCACCTTCTCGGCGCGGAGACGATGGGCGGGATGAGCCCGTACGGCGTCGGCGGTATGCACCGCCACACCCCAGAGATCGAGCAGGGCTTGAGCGCGCTCGCCGGGGAACCAGTCCAGATCTCCTTCACTCCAACTCTTGCCCCGATGCCGCGTGGAATCCTCACCACGGCGACCGCGCGCGTCAAGCCTGGCGTGACCGCGGAACAGCTCCGCGACGCGTGGACGGCGATGTACCAGGATGAGCCGTTCGTGCACGTCCTCCCGGAAGGCCAGTGGCCACACACCAAGCACGTACTTGGCTCCAACCACGTTGAGATGCAGCTGGCCTTCGATGCACATGCCGGCCGCGTCATCGTGACCGCGGTGGTGGACAACCTGACCAAGGGGACCGCGGGTGGTGCGGTTCAGTCGATGAACATTGCGCTCGGGCTCGATGAGGTTGCTGGTCTGCAGCAGGAAGGTATGGCTCCGTAA
- a CDS encoding quinone oxidoreductase family protein, whose product MARAIQMTQTGGPEVLTLADVEVPEPAANEVLVKVAAAGVNFIETYQRSGVYRVDLPFTPGSEGAGTVTAVGSEVMNFSVGDLVATAGGRGSYSEYMLVEESKLARIPDGIDLTTAAALPLQGFTSHYLINSTYDVQPGDVVLTTAGAGGVGGLMTQMLKAKGATVITTTSSDEKAAIAKAKGADYVLKYGEVPEKVLEITDGRGVDVAYDGVGKDTFDNSLASLRIRGMLVLFGGASGQVPPFDLQRLNSQGSISVCRPTLAHYTLTAEEVQWRANDVFGMLADGKLDVSIGGTYDLADAGKAHADLESGSTTGKLVLTV is encoded by the coding sequence ATGGCCCGCGCAATCCAGATGACCCAGACCGGAGGGCCTGAAGTCCTCACCCTCGCTGATGTTGAGGTTCCCGAGCCGGCGGCCAACGAGGTTCTCGTCAAGGTCGCTGCCGCTGGCGTGAACTTTATTGAGACCTATCAGCGCAGCGGCGTCTACCGTGTGGACTTGCCTTTCACCCCAGGCAGCGAGGGCGCAGGCACCGTGACCGCGGTGGGCTCCGAGGTCATGAACTTCTCCGTTGGCGACCTCGTCGCAACCGCAGGTGGGCGCGGTTCTTACTCCGAATACATGCTTGTTGAAGAGAGCAAGCTTGCGCGGATCCCGGACGGCATCGACCTCACGACCGCGGCGGCCCTGCCACTGCAGGGTTTCACGAGCCACTACCTCATCAACTCGACCTACGATGTGCAGCCCGGCGATGTGGTTCTCACCACCGCCGGTGCGGGCGGCGTGGGCGGGCTCATGACCCAGATGCTTAAGGCCAAGGGCGCAACCGTCATCACGACGACCTCGAGCGATGAGAAGGCCGCGATTGCGAAGGCTAAGGGCGCGGACTACGTGCTCAAATACGGCGAGGTACCCGAGAAGGTCCTTGAGATTACGGACGGTCGTGGCGTGGATGTCGCCTACGATGGGGTCGGTAAGGACACGTTTGACAACTCACTGGCAAGCCTGCGGATCCGCGGGATGCTCGTGCTCTTCGGCGGCGCGTCCGGACAAGTCCCGCCGTTCGACCTGCAACGGTTGAACTCGCAGGGCTCGATTAGTGTGTGCCGCCCGACGCTGGCCCACTACACCCTCACGGCTGAAGAAGTTCAATGGCGCGCCAACGATGTGTTCGGGATGCTTGCTGACGGAAAGCTTGACGTCAGCATCGGCGGCACCTACGACCTCGCCGATGCAGGCAAGGCCCACGCGGACCTTGAAAGCGGTTCGACGACCGGCAAGCTCGTGCTCACGGTCTAA